From the Micromonospora sediminicola genome, one window contains:
- a CDS encoding FAD-dependent oxidoreductase yields the protein MSTPEPTVTADVAVVGGGLGGVAAALAAARAGATVVLVEELSRVGGQVTTQALPALDEHPHIESFGASAGYRAFRDTVRAHYGGTANPGGGWVSRLCFEPAVAGQVLDATLAEAKVTVLTGRSPVAARAEGGRIHDVTLTDGTVLAAAVFCDATERGDLAPLAGFATVTGSEGRDAHGEPDAVPGAPDPAAQQSFTWCALVEHHPGADFTGPAPARYAELRHRLSFDIAGWDGGVHRYRMFTDGPDGRPPFWTYRRLRATAPELAVLNWASNDCAGYDPIGDPAGAERAGRELTAAFVHWLRTEAPREDGGRGFPGLRLAPEAAGTADGFAEAPYLRESRRIVVERPVTGHDLAPVPGRARARHLAGSLGVTWYHVDLHERTGHPDPVYRETAPFTIPADVLVPRGAVNLLAAAKNLGATQVAAAAYRVHHGEWAVGEAAGALAARAALDARPVGAVRDDPAFLLAVQRDLVAAGVPLAWVADVPPDDPRFAAVHLAAAHGAVEGERAADLAVEPDRSPGPEDLAALRRAARSLGADPSLVDPDRALGALMEDIVR from the coding sequence GTGAGCACTCCCGAACCGACAGTGACCGCCGACGTGGCCGTGGTCGGCGGTGGGCTCGGCGGGGTGGCCGCCGCGCTCGCCGCCGCCCGCGCCGGCGCCACGGTGGTCCTCGTCGAGGAGCTCTCCCGGGTCGGCGGTCAGGTCACCACCCAGGCACTGCCCGCGTTGGACGAACACCCGCACATCGAGAGCTTCGGCGCCTCCGCCGGCTACCGGGCGTTCCGCGACACCGTCCGCGCCCACTACGGCGGCACGGCAAACCCGGGCGGCGGCTGGGTGAGCCGGCTCTGCTTCGAGCCGGCCGTCGCCGGGCAGGTGCTGGACGCGACCCTGGCCGAGGCGAAGGTGACGGTGCTGACCGGCCGGTCCCCGGTCGCGGCGCGGGCCGAGGGCGGCCGGATCCACGACGTGACGCTGACCGACGGCACCGTGCTGGCCGCCGCCGTCTTCTGCGACGCCACCGAGCGCGGCGACCTGGCCCCGCTCGCCGGGTTCGCCACCGTCACCGGCTCGGAGGGCCGCGACGCGCACGGTGAGCCGGACGCCGTGCCCGGCGCCCCCGACCCCGCCGCCCAACAGTCGTTCACCTGGTGCGCGCTGGTGGAACACCACCCCGGCGCGGACTTCACCGGGCCCGCGCCCGCCCGCTACGCCGAGCTGCGGCACCGGCTCTCCTTCGACATCGCCGGCTGGGACGGCGGCGTGCACCGGTACCGGATGTTCACCGACGGCCCGGACGGGCGGCCGCCGTTCTGGACCTACCGCCGGCTGCGCGCCACCGCGCCGGAGCTCGCGGTGCTCAACTGGGCGTCCAACGACTGCGCCGGGTACGACCCGATCGGTGACCCGGCGGGCGCCGAGCGGGCCGGTCGCGAGCTGACCGCCGCGTTCGTGCACTGGCTGCGGACCGAGGCGCCCCGCGAGGACGGTGGCCGGGGCTTCCCCGGGCTGCGCCTGGCCCCGGAGGCCGCCGGCACGGCCGACGGCTTCGCCGAGGCGCCGTACCTGCGTGAGTCACGGCGGATCGTGGTCGAGCGGCCGGTCACCGGCCACGACCTCGCCCCCGTGCCCGGGCGGGCCCGGGCGCGGCACCTGGCCGGCTCACTCGGCGTCACCTGGTACCACGTGGACCTGCACGAACGCACCGGTCACCCGGATCCGGTCTACCGGGAGACCGCGCCGTTCACCATTCCGGCCGACGTGCTCGTCCCCCGCGGCGCGGTCAACCTGCTGGCCGCCGCCAAGAACCTCGGCGCCACCCAGGTCGCCGCCGCCGCGTACCGGGTGCACCACGGCGAGTGGGCGGTCGGTGAGGCGGCCGGGGCCCTCGCCGCCCGGGCCGCCCTGGACGCCCGGCCGGTGGGAGCCGTCCGCGACGACCCGGCGTTCCTGCTCGCGGTGCAGCGTGACCTGGTCGCCGCCGGCGTGCCGCTGGCCTGGGTGGCCGACGTGCCACCGGACGACCCGCGCTTCGCCGCCGTGCACCTGGCCGCCGCCCACGGGGCGGTGGAGGGGGAGCGGGCCGCCGACCTGGCGGTGGAACCCGACCGGTCGCCCGGACCGGAGGACCTGGCCGCGCTGCGCCGGGCCGCCCGGTCGCTGGGCGCCGACCCGTCCCTCGTGGACCCCGATCGCGCCCTCGGCGCCCTGATGGAGGACATCGTCCGATGA
- a CDS encoding glycoside hydrolase family 38 N-terminal domain-containing protein produces the protein MTVHVVSHTHWDREWYRPMESFRARLAELVARVCDQLDAGELRRFHLDGQTVTALDALAVRPDLADRIRAHAAAGRLHVGPWHVLADNQLVSGENLVRNLLAARRVAADLGLTLADVGYCPDAFGHPADLPRVLRGFGLDTALVWRGAPPRLARFRWRAPDGSEVLAVNQGYYEPEVLWDAASAADRLAAFRDRQAGRDADGPYLLLNGGDHLAPRPLPAGLADGAAVESTLAGYFAAIRDAVPAERVVTGELRHPGDWLTFVLAGTLSTRLYLKQANAAAETLLEAWAEPLTVRAGRAHAVGLLRHAWDELLQNAPHDSICGCSVDEVHRENEVRFDRARQAGEHLVERALLDLGLDTRLAGDPVTRAAALVVVNPHAAPVTGPVVVDVHTAPGHTLAGLVDADGAPVPYELRETGPTPLFCADLDILPDTRDTLRHRVAFVADAPAGGWTGYTATVVPGEPAPVPAGVPGRSVTRGDWTLTVADDASFTLTDAATGRTLPGLGRLVDVGDAGDTYTYDPPRRDESVTPTLREAWVHDGPVASRLVVRADLDVPAGLTADRSARSAERVVLSLTVTATLWAGVPELDWRLEFDNAADDHRLQAHFPTDAPATDWTADAHFSLLTRPLKAALGPLPEQRGYEADAGVAPVRSLATLPGLTVLAPGLPEVQGIAGERPSLAVTVLRAVGWLSRPDLRARTAGAGPQLPTPEAQCRRRITAAIGVRLDDGESAVTTAAAHRRAPLRAWQLRPGAVAPVATPGLCVDGAQVSAYKPAEDGDGAVLRLVNPTSAPVVVTVSGLVGTPVECDLAERTVGGAVAGDRIALGPFATRSFRVTG, from the coding sequence ATGACCGTGCACGTCGTCAGCCACACCCACTGGGACCGCGAGTGGTACCGGCCGATGGAGTCCTTCCGGGCCCGCCTCGCCGAACTGGTCGCCCGGGTGTGCGACCAGCTCGACGCCGGCGAACTGCGCCGGTTCCACCTCGACGGGCAGACCGTCACCGCCCTGGACGCGCTCGCCGTCCGCCCCGACCTCGCCGACCGGATCCGGGCCCACGCCGCCGCCGGCCGGCTGCACGTGGGGCCGTGGCACGTGCTCGCGGACAACCAGCTCGTCTCCGGCGAGAACCTGGTCCGTAACCTGCTCGCCGCCCGCCGGGTCGCCGCCGACCTGGGGCTGACGCTCGCGGACGTCGGCTACTGCCCGGACGCCTTCGGCCACCCCGCCGACCTGCCCCGGGTGCTGCGCGGCTTCGGTCTGGACACCGCGCTGGTCTGGCGGGGCGCGCCCCCGCGCCTGGCCCGGTTCCGCTGGCGCGCCCCGGACGGCTCCGAGGTGCTCGCGGTCAATCAGGGCTACTACGAGCCGGAGGTGCTCTGGGACGCGGCCTCCGCCGCCGACCGGCTCGCCGCGTTCCGCGACAGGCAGGCCGGCCGGGACGCCGACGGGCCGTACCTGCTGCTCAACGGCGGCGACCACCTGGCACCGCGACCGTTGCCCGCGGGCCTGGCCGACGGCGCGGCGGTGGAGAGCACGCTGGCCGGGTACTTCGCCGCGATCCGCGACGCGGTGCCGGCGGAACGGGTGGTCACCGGTGAGCTGCGCCACCCGGGCGACTGGTTGACGTTCGTGCTGGCCGGCACGCTGTCCACCCGGCTCTATCTGAAGCAGGCCAACGCCGCCGCCGAGACGCTGCTGGAGGCGTGGGCGGAGCCGCTGACCGTACGCGCCGGCCGCGCCCACGCGGTCGGCCTGCTCCGGCACGCCTGGGACGAGCTGCTCCAGAACGCCCCGCACGACTCCATCTGCGGTTGCTCGGTGGACGAGGTGCACCGGGAGAACGAGGTGCGCTTCGACCGGGCCCGACAGGCCGGCGAGCACCTGGTCGAACGCGCCCTGCTGGACCTCGGGCTGGACACCCGGCTCGCCGGTGACCCGGTGACCCGGGCCGCCGCCCTGGTGGTGGTGAACCCGCACGCCGCACCGGTGACCGGCCCGGTCGTGGTGGACGTGCACACCGCGCCCGGGCACACGCTGGCCGGGCTGGTCGACGCCGACGGCGCGCCGGTGCCGTACGAGCTGCGGGAGACCGGGCCGACGCCGTTGTTCTGCGCCGACCTGGACATCCTGCCGGACACCCGGGACACGCTGCGGCACCGCGTCGCCTTCGTCGCCGACGCCCCGGCCGGCGGCTGGACCGGCTACACCGCGACCGTCGTCCCGGGCGAGCCGGCCCCCGTGCCGGCCGGCGTCCCGGGCCGTTCGGTGACCCGGGGCGACTGGACCCTGACGGTGGCCGACGACGCCTCGTTCACCCTCACCGACGCGGCCACCGGCCGGACCCTGCCCGGGCTGGGCCGCCTGGTCGACGTCGGCGACGCCGGCGACACCTACACCTACGACCCGCCCCGCCGCGACGAGTCGGTCACCCCGACGCTGCGCGAGGCGTGGGTCCACGACGGCCCGGTCGCCTCCCGCCTCGTCGTCCGCGCCGACCTCGACGTCCCGGCCGGCCTCACCGCCGACCGGAGCGCCCGGTCGGCCGAGCGGGTGGTGCTGTCGCTGACCGTCACCGCCACGCTCTGGGCCGGGGTGCCGGAGCTGGACTGGCGGCTGGAGTTCGACAACGCCGCCGACGACCACCGCCTCCAGGCCCACTTCCCGACCGATGCGCCGGCCACCGACTGGACCGCGGACGCCCACTTCAGCCTGCTCACCCGCCCGCTCAAGGCGGCGCTCGGCCCGCTGCCCGAGCAGCGCGGGTACGAGGCCGACGCGGGCGTCGCGCCGGTCCGCTCGCTGGCCACCCTGCCGGGTCTGACGGTCCTCGCGCCGGGGCTGCCCGAGGTGCAGGGCATCGCGGGGGAGCGGCCGTCGCTGGCGGTGACGGTGCTGCGCGCGGTCGGCTGGTTGTCCCGGCCCGACCTGCGGGCCCGCACCGCCGGCGCCGGACCGCAGCTGCCCACGCCGGAGGCGCAGTGCCGGCGGCGGATCACCGCCGCGATCGGGGTACGCCTCGACGACGGCGAGTCCGCGGTCACCACGGCGGCGGCGCACCGGCGCGCCCCGCTGCGGGCCTGGCAGCTGCGCCCCGGTGCGGTGGCGCCGGTCGCGACCCCGGGCCTGTGCGTGGACGGGGCGCAGGTGTCGGCGTACAAGCCGGCCGAGGACGGCGACGGCGCGGTGCTGCGGCTGGTCAACCCGACGTCCGCGCCGGTCGTGGTGACGGTGTCGGGGCTCGTCGGCACGCCCGTGGAGTGCGATCTCGCGGAGCGGACGGTGGGTGGCGCGGTGGCCGGCGACCGGATCGCGCTGGGCCCGTTCGCGACGCGCAGCTTCCGCGTCACCGGCTGA
- a CDS encoding cyanophycinase — protein MPWNRLLTLGVGTCAAVTLSLPVAAVPASATPSHHRAGGSLVLVGGALADDNREIYEDIVRLAGGPGRARIGIVTAGAPVPAEDPDAGTPDCNNSVCNGDYYADLFRSYGVADAQWIPIDLDHPAAADDPAVVRQIESMTGFFFGGGDQYRYVTTMTRGTAQRDSAALAAVRRKLRGGAVVAGTSAGAQIMAGRDMITGGSTEPGLRDGAKPGYFDDPAVLGYLPRGGFGFFTAGLVDTHFSRRGREARSIRLASDTRHTRVFGLDENTALEVTGVGGRRTALRVLGQRGVSVLDLRRARVTDHGGVWGIEGVRWSRLTAGDAYLASRWTVVPAAGKPRVRPAVGPCTATPSEDVFYDYAMVGLVEEGLAARTGCVAVGGTSYEKDPQWAARLTRGSGFAAFRGTTATTFTDVVVGIRPA, from the coding sequence ATGCCCTGGAACCGCCTGCTGACCCTCGGGGTCGGCACCTGTGCGGCGGTCACTCTCAGCCTGCCGGTCGCCGCCGTCCCGGCCTCGGCCACCCCCTCCCACCACCGCGCCGGCGGCAGCCTGGTGCTGGTCGGCGGCGCGCTGGCCGACGACAACCGGGAGATCTACGAGGACATCGTCCGGCTGGCCGGCGGCCCCGGCCGGGCCCGGATCGGCATCGTCACCGCCGGCGCCCCGGTGCCGGCCGAGGACCCCGACGCCGGCACCCCGGACTGCAACAACAGCGTCTGCAACGGTGACTACTACGCCGACCTGTTCCGGTCCTACGGGGTGGCCGACGCGCAGTGGATCCCGATCGACCTGGACCACCCGGCCGCCGCCGACGACCCGGCGGTGGTGCGGCAGATCGAGTCGATGACCGGCTTCTTCTTCGGCGGCGGCGACCAGTACCGCTACGTCACCACCATGACGCGGGGGACGGCGCAGCGGGACAGCGCCGCGCTGGCCGCCGTCCGGCGCAAGCTGCGCGGTGGCGCGGTGGTCGCCGGCACCAGCGCCGGCGCGCAGATCATGGCCGGACGCGACATGATCACCGGTGGTTCGACCGAGCCGGGGCTGCGCGACGGTGCGAAGCCGGGCTACTTCGACGACCCGGCGGTGCTCGGCTACCTGCCCCGGGGCGGGTTCGGGTTCTTCACCGCCGGGCTCGTGGACACCCACTTCTCCCGTCGCGGGCGGGAGGCGCGCTCGATCCGGCTCGCCTCGGACACCCGGCACACCCGGGTCTTCGGGCTGGACGAGAACACCGCGCTGGAGGTGACCGGCGTGGGTGGTCGCCGTACCGCGCTGCGGGTGCTCGGCCAGCGCGGGGTCAGCGTCCTCGACCTGCGCCGGGCCCGGGTGACCGACCACGGTGGAGTGTGGGGGATCGAGGGCGTGCGGTGGAGCCGGCTCACCGCCGGCGACGCCTACCTCGCGTCGCGCTGGACCGTGGTGCCGGCTGCCGGCAAGCCGCGCGTGCGGCCGGCGGTGGGACCGTGCACGGCGACCCCGTCGGAGGACGTCTTCTACGACTACGCCATGGTCGGCCTGGTCGAGGAGGGGCTCGCCGCCCGCACCGGCTGCGTGGCGGTCGGCGGCACGTCGTACGAGAAGGACCCGCAGTGGGCGGCGCGGTTGACCCGAGGCTCCGGGTTCGCGGCCTTCCGGGGCACGACGGCGACCACGTTCACCGACGTGGTGGTCGGCATCCGACCGGCCTGA
- a CDS encoding N-acetylmannosamine-6-phosphate 2-epimerase, whose translation MTVLDAIRGRLVVSCQADPGEPLDDPAHMVALARSALHGGAAGIRAQGLRDLRALRAALPDTPLIGLVKDGAEGVYITPTLAHAEAVAATGVQIVALDGTRRPRPDGLTLAETVAGLRRRHPRVLVMADVADAADGHAAVAAGVDLVGTTLSGYTGGAVPHDPDLELIGTLVATLPVPVVAEGRINTPDEAAAALHHGAHAVVVGTAITRPAVVTARFAAALVTSREMS comes from the coding sequence ATGACCGTGCTCGACGCGATCCGTGGCCGGCTGGTCGTCTCCTGCCAGGCCGATCCCGGTGAACCGCTCGACGACCCGGCGCACATGGTGGCGCTGGCCCGTTCCGCGCTGCACGGCGGCGCGGCCGGCATCCGCGCCCAGGGGCTGCGCGACCTGCGGGCGCTGCGCGCGGCGCTGCCCGACACCCCCCTGATCGGGCTGGTCAAGGACGGTGCCGAGGGCGTCTACATCACCCCGACGTTGGCGCATGCCGAGGCGGTGGCCGCCACCGGTGTGCAGATCGTCGCGCTCGACGGCACCCGGCGGCCCCGCCCGGACGGGCTCACGCTGGCCGAGACCGTGGCCGGGCTGCGGCGGCGGCACCCCCGGGTGCTGGTGATGGCGGACGTGGCGGACGCCGCCGACGGTCACGCCGCCGTCGCCGCCGGGGTGGACCTGGTCGGCACCACGCTCTCCGGCTACACCGGCGGCGCGGTGCCGCACGACCCGGACCTGGAGCTGATCGGCACGCTCGTCGCCACGCTCCCGGTGCCGGTCGTCGCCGAGGGCCGGATCAACACCCCCGACGAGGCCGCCGCCGCCCTGCACCACGGCGCGCACGCCGTGGTGGTCGGTACCGCCATCACCCGGCCCGCCGTCGTCACCGCCCGCTTCGCCGCCGCGCTCGTCACCAGCCGGGAGATGTCATGA
- a CDS encoding transporter substrate-binding domain-containing protein yields MRIRSLALLGVTSALLAATAACGSSSAGGSTDEITPVSVTIDGVGAVETDKALAAKVPADVRGRGGVTVATNAPYQPFIDFKVEGRTDEFVGLDHDLFQAASARLGLKATFTQQPFDGLVPGLQAAKYDAIAGGITDKKERQQVATFVDYSASGTGFLVAAGNPLGVKTVADLCGRTVAVQKASNQAKNLATYAKESCAGRPLQVKEYPENPQAVQALIAGNVQVVAATRVNLVDTAGALAGKAELVDDPSSPNGWLASPNGFGFLKAQKDLAEAYRAAVQSLIDDGTYGKILAHWKQTPIAVEKATIDQAID; encoded by the coding sequence ATGCGCATCCGTTCCCTTGCCCTGCTCGGCGTGACCTCGGCGCTGCTCGCCGCCACCGCCGCCTGCGGCTCCTCCTCGGCCGGTGGCTCCACCGACGAGATCACACCCGTCTCGGTCACCATCGACGGCGTCGGCGCCGTCGAGACCGACAAGGCCCTCGCCGCCAAGGTCCCCGCCGACGTGCGCGGCCGAGGCGGCGTCACGGTCGCCACCAACGCCCCCTACCAGCCGTTCATCGACTTCAAGGTCGAGGGCCGCACCGACGAGTTCGTCGGCCTCGACCACGACCTGTTCCAGGCCGCCTCGGCGCGGCTCGGCCTGAAGGCCACCTTCACCCAGCAGCCGTTCGACGGTCTGGTGCCCGGCCTGCAGGCCGCGAAGTACGACGCGATCGCCGGCGGCATCACCGACAAGAAGGAACGCCAGCAGGTCGCCACGTTCGTCGACTACTCCGCCTCCGGCACCGGCTTCCTGGTCGCCGCCGGCAACCCGCTCGGCGTGAAGACGGTGGCCGACCTCTGCGGCCGCACGGTCGCCGTGCAGAAGGCCAGCAACCAGGCGAAGAACCTGGCCACGTACGCCAAGGAGAGCTGCGCCGGCCGGCCGTTGCAGGTCAAGGAGTACCCGGAGAACCCGCAGGCGGTGCAGGCGCTGATCGCCGGCAACGTGCAGGTCGTCGCCGCCACCCGGGTGAACCTGGTGGACACCGCCGGCGCGCTCGCCGGCAAGGCCGAGCTGGTCGACGACCCGTCCTCGCCCAACGGCTGGCTGGCCAGCCCGAACGGCTTCGGCTTCCTCAAGGCCCAGAAGGACCTCGCCGAGGCGTACCGGGCCGCCGTGCAGTCGCTCATCGACGACGGCACCTACGGCAAGATCCTGGCCCACTGGAAGCAGACCCCGATCGCCGTCGAGAAGGCCACGATCGACCAGGCCATCGACTGA
- a CDS encoding ROK family protein yields the protein MTAPLLAAVDIGGTKTAAALVRAGAVLARTQAPTPARDGAAAVLDRAAALVRSLGGAPVAVGVGAPGLVDPATGLLTAATSSISDWSRVDVPGAVRDRLGLPGAVLNDVQAFTLGEAVHGAGRGLPTVIGVAVGTGIGGGVHVAGMLLSGRSGAAGHLGHLPVPQAVGRPCPCGATGHVEAVAAGPAVAARYAERTGDPVDLPEVVRRARAGDDAARTVLAEAGAALGTALAGLANALDPDRIVVGGGAAVPEVLAAAGPAFAAACMPVLGPVPLVPAALGADAALVGAAEAALRTLEEGRVRR from the coding sequence GTGACCGCCCCGCTCCTGGCCGCCGTCGACATCGGCGGCACCAAGACCGCCGCCGCGCTGGTGCGGGCCGGCGCGGTGCTGGCCCGTACCCAGGCTCCGACGCCGGCGCGCGACGGCGCCGCCGCCGTCCTGGATCGGGCCGCCGCGCTGGTCCGCTCGCTCGGCGGCGCGCCGGTGGCCGTGGGCGTCGGCGCCCCCGGCCTGGTCGACCCGGCGACCGGCCTGCTCACCGCCGCCACCTCGTCGATCAGCGACTGGTCCCGGGTGGACGTGCCGGGTGCCGTCCGGGACCGCCTCGGCCTGCCCGGCGCGGTGCTCAACGACGTCCAGGCGTTCACGCTCGGCGAGGCCGTGCACGGCGCCGGCCGCGGCCTGCCCACCGTGATCGGGGTGGCGGTCGGCACCGGCATCGGCGGCGGCGTGCACGTCGCCGGGATGCTGCTCAGCGGTCGATCGGGCGCCGCCGGGCACCTCGGCCACCTGCCCGTGCCGCAGGCGGTCGGCCGCCCCTGCCCGTGCGGCGCGACCGGGCACGTCGAGGCGGTCGCCGCCGGCCCGGCCGTCGCCGCGCGGTACGCCGAGCGCACCGGCGACCCGGTCGACCTGCCCGAGGTGGTGCGACGGGCCCGGGCCGGCGACGACGCGGCACGGACCGTCCTGGCCGAGGCGGGCGCCGCGCTCGGCACCGCCCTGGCCGGCCTGGCCAACGCCCTCGACCCGGACCGGATCGTGGTCGGCGGGGGCGCCGCCGTACCCGAGGTCCTGGCCGCCGCCGGCCCGGCCTTCGCCGCCGCCTGCATGCCGGTGCTGGGCCCGGTGCCGCTGGTCCCGGCCGCGCTCGGCGCGGACGCCGCGCTGGTCGGCGCCGCCGAGGCCGCCCTGCGGACGCTTGAGGAGGGCAGGGTCCGCCGATGA
- a CDS encoding DUF4127 family protein: MIDIALVPLDDRPVCRSLPALVAAVAGAHVQVPPADLLPAQRRPGDPDGLARWLAGRRADATVVALETLGLGGLIASRLRDDPVTAVLGRWAALRQGPAPVYAATVVQRTPDADDAGEEPDYWARHGRALHAYSAALHRGIGAAELPVTNVPAAIRRDFLRRRQRNHVLNQAALGLAAEGVLDTLVVGADDTAVAAVGTAEWQWLRTWTSWLELTDRVLAHPGADEIGAVLVARALAAAAGHAPRIAVACADPDGLDRVARYEPVPVGVGVASQAAAAGAEVVDHAAADAVLVVHPPQPGDADWATAPPADTDPGPAARTAALVRRLLAEGRPVALADCALGNGADPRLVAELAADGTYARLAGFAGWNTAGNTVGSALATLVAYQVGRAAGTLDRSAARRLLAHRLVDDHVWMSYARPRLRRERGTDPTRHDHVPDAETARVTDRIEHLLRERWRHLDAVPGFAVAAGSVCLPWHRTYEIDFTVEEDR, from the coding sequence ATGATCGACATCGCGCTCGTACCGCTGGACGACCGGCCGGTCTGCCGGTCGCTGCCCGCCCTGGTCGCCGCCGTCGCCGGCGCGCACGTCCAGGTCCCACCGGCCGACCTGCTGCCGGCCCAGCGGCGGCCCGGCGACCCGGACGGGTTGGCGCGCTGGCTCGCCGGCCGCCGGGCCGACGCCACGGTGGTCGCGCTGGAGACGCTGGGGCTCGGCGGGCTGATCGCCTCCCGGCTGCGCGACGACCCGGTCACCGCCGTGCTCGGCCGCTGGGCCGCCCTGCGCCAGGGCCCCGCGCCGGTCTACGCCGCCACCGTCGTGCAACGCACCCCCGACGCGGACGACGCCGGCGAGGAACCCGACTACTGGGCCCGGCACGGCCGCGCGCTGCACGCGTACTCGGCCGCGCTGCACCGGGGGATCGGCGCCGCCGAGCTGCCCGTCACCAACGTGCCGGCGGCGATCCGCCGCGACTTCCTGCGCCGCCGGCAGCGCAACCACGTGCTCAACCAGGCCGCGCTCGGGCTCGCCGCCGAGGGCGTGCTGGACACCCTCGTCGTCGGCGCGGACGACACCGCCGTCGCCGCGGTCGGCACCGCCGAGTGGCAGTGGCTGCGGACCTGGACGTCCTGGCTGGAGCTGACCGACCGGGTGCTCGCGCACCCGGGCGCCGACGAGATCGGCGCGGTGCTCGTGGCCCGCGCGCTCGCCGCGGCCGCCGGTCACGCGCCCCGGATCGCGGTCGCCTGCGCCGATCCGGACGGGCTGGACCGGGTGGCCCGCTACGAACCGGTGCCGGTCGGCGTCGGCGTGGCCAGCCAGGCCGCCGCTGCCGGGGCCGAGGTGGTGGACCACGCCGCCGCCGACGCGGTGCTCGTGGTGCACCCGCCGCAACCCGGCGACGCCGACTGGGCGACCGCCCCGCCGGCCGACACCGACCCCGGGCCGGCCGCGCGTACCGCCGCACTGGTCCGCCGGCTGCTCGCCGAAGGCCGGCCGGTCGCCCTGGCCGACTGCGCGTTGGGCAACGGCGCCGATCCCCGGCTGGTGGCCGAGCTGGCCGCCGACGGCACGTACGCCCGGCTGGCCGGCTTCGCCGGCTGGAACACCGCCGGTAACACCGTCGGCAGCGCGCTCGCCACGCTGGTGGCCTACCAGGTAGGACGGGCCGCCGGCACCCTCGACCGGTCCGCCGCCCGCCGGCTGCTCGCTCACCGCCTGGTCGACGACCACGTCTGGATGTCGTACGCCCGGCCCCGGCTGCGACGCGAGCGCGGCACCGACCCGACCCGGCACGACCACGTCCCGGACGCGGAGACCGCGCGGGTCACCGACCGGATCGAGCATCTGCTGCGCGAACGGTGGCGGCACCTCGACGCGGTGCCGGGCTTCGCGGTCGCCGCCGGCTCGGTGTGCCTGCCGTGGCACCGCACCTACGAGATCGACTTCACAGTGGAGGAAGACCGGTGA
- a CDS encoding MurR/RpiR family transcriptional regulator, translating into MSNPDDETQAVGVAALIRQRLGECSPAERRVARALLASYPSAGLGTVAALAERAEVSAPTVLRFLSRLGFGGYPEFQRALRDELAERETSPLIAYRATERSGAPPRGALSRAAAALPEAVGGTLADLPQGELDAAVRLFADQQYRVTAAGGRFSALFANYLVLHLMQVRGNSRLLPAGPVERADMLVDVGKRDLVVLFDFRRYEESTLALAREVTGRGARVVLFTDRWLSPVAGLAEVVLPSRVDSPSPYDSFVPTLALVETLVAALIDRLGPVAGARLKAMEGAQQAFGVR; encoded by the coding sequence GTGTCGAACCCCGATGACGAGACCCAGGCCGTGGGGGTCGCGGCGCTGATCCGCCAGCGGCTCGGTGAGTGCAGCCCGGCCGAACGCCGGGTGGCCCGCGCCCTGCTCGCCTCCTATCCGTCCGCCGGCCTGGGCACGGTCGCGGCGCTGGCCGAGCGGGCCGAGGTGAGCGCGCCGACGGTGTTGCGTTTCCTGTCCCGGCTGGGCTTCGGTGGTTACCCGGAGTTCCAGCGGGCGCTGCGCGACGAACTGGCCGAGCGGGAGACCTCGCCGCTGATTGCCTACCGGGCGACCGAGCGCAGCGGGGCGCCGCCGCGCGGGGCGCTGTCCCGGGCCGCCGCGGCGCTGCCCGAGGCGGTGGGCGGCACGCTGGCCGACCTTCCGCAGGGTGAGCTGGACGCGGCCGTGCGCCTCTTCGCCGACCAGCAGTACCGGGTCACCGCGGCCGGTGGCCGGTTCTCCGCGCTGTTCGCCAACTACCTGGTGCTGCACCTGATGCAGGTGCGGGGCAACAGTCGGCTGCTGCCCGCCGGCCCGGTGGAGCGGGCCGACATGCTGGTGGACGTCGGCAAACGGGACCTGGTGGTGCTCTTCGACTTCCGGCGGTACGAGGAGTCGACCCTGGCCCTGGCCCGGGAGGTGACCGGCCGGGGCGCCCGGGTGGTGCTGTTCACCGACCGGTGGCTCTCGCCGGTGGCCGGTCTGGCCGAGGTGGTGCTGCCCAGCCGGGTCGACTCGCCCTCGCCCTACGACAGCTTCGTGCCCACGCTGGCGCTGGTGGAGACGCTGGTCGCGGCGCTGATCGACCGACTCGGCCCGGTGGCCGGCGCCCGCCTCAAGGCGATGGAGGGGGCGCAGCAGGCGTTCGGCGTCCGCTGA